Within Caldanaerovirga acetigignens, the genomic segment GAGAGAATACAATAAAAGGGCTGACGAGCTCGCCAACGAAGGCATTGACATGGCCCTCGGCGAGGAAGAGGTTATTGACATTTAAACGAAGTCATGTTATAATGTCCTTCCGGCAAAAAGGTGATGAGTAGGTCGGATGGTCGCGGGTTTGTGCCCGAGGAAAGTCCGAGCTCCACAGGGCAGGGTGCTGGGTAACACCCAGTGAGGGCGACCTCAAGGAAAGTGCAACAGAAATATACCGCCCGGTAAAAGCTTTTACCGGGTAAGGGTGGAAAGGTGAGGTAAGAGCTCACCAGCGGTCAGGCGACTGGCCGGCTATGTAAACCCCACCTGGAGCAAGACCAAATAGGGGAGCATATGCGGTGGCCCGCCGCGCTCCCGGGTGTGGTCGCTAGAGGTGTCAGGCAACTGTCACCCAAGATAGATGACCATCCTCGACAGAACTCGGCTTACAGACCTACTCGTCCTCTAATAAAACTTAAAAACTCAAGGCGTTGAGCCTTGAGTTTTTAAGTTTTACTCAGCTTTTTTTCCGAAGATTCACCGGAAGACTTGCTTTCCGATGAAGTTTCACCAGAACCCTTTCGGACGTAATCGGTTATATGGAAGCCCGATCCTTTAAAAACCAGACCCACGTTTCGGCTAATCAGACGCTTAACCGGATTTCCGCAGGTCG encodes:
- a CDS encoding FmdB family zinc ribbon protein — protein: MPLYEYRCERCGDFELEQAITESPLEKCPTCGNPVKRLISRNVGLVFKGSGFHITDYVRKGSGETSSESKSSGESSEKKLSKT